From Cupriavidus oxalaticus:
CAGCAAGTGCGCGCCGAGCGCCTGCAGCAGCTGCCGCCGGCACCTTCGCGCGCGGCAGACGCCGCGCCGCGTGGCACCTTGCCGGTGGCGCGGCGTCAGGACTGAGCGCGCGGCTCAGCCGGCCTGGCGCACCTTGGTCAGCAGCTTGGTGGTGGAGCGGTCGTGCAGGAAGGGGATGGCGTAGGCCTGGCCGCCCCAGCTGCGCACCAGCCGGGTTTCTTCCAGCGTATCGATGTCATAGTCGCCGCCCTTGACGTAGATGTCGGGGCGCACCAGCCGGATCAGCTCGACCGGCGTCTGCTCGCGGAACATCGCCACCAGGTCGACCGACGCCAGTGCGGCCAGCAGCGCCATGCGGTCCGATTCGTGGTTGAGCGGACGGTCGTCGCCCTTGCCCAGCATCTTGACCGAAGCATCGCTGTTGACGCCGACCACTAGGCTCGCGCCCAGCGCGCGCGCCTGCGCCAGGTAGGTGGCATGGCCGCGATGCAGGATATCGAAGACGCCGTTGGTGAACACCAGCGGGCGCGGCAGCGCGGCGATGCGCGCGGCCAGCTCGGCGTGGTTGTCGGCGGGAGTCAGCTTGGATTCGAAGGCGGGTACGGACATGGGTCAGGGATCGGATGGTGGAGGCCGGCGCTGGCGGCGCCGGCACGCTTGTCCGAATGGTACCCCGTCCGCCGGGGTTCGCCGTCCGTTCAGCGCTGCCTACCCCACCAGCGCCACCGCCGCGTCGCTGGCGGGCAGCGGCACCGTGGCGGCGGCAATGCCGGCGCATCACCGCTCGTAGAACAGTTCGTCACCGGCAAGCGCCGGTGCGGACGGTCAAGTATGCGGGAATTGGCGGCGCTGGCGCGCCAATGAAAAAACCCCGCCGTAGCGGTAATGCCGTTCAGTTAAGTCTGAACGGCATTTTTCTTTGCAGGGGTTGTAAACAAGGTGTCGAGCTGTTAACTTGCCGTTCCGATGCTATCGGAACAAGTCCACGCCACCCTTGAGCTTAGTGAGCCGGCCAGTTTTGCCCGGCTCAGCGAGCACCTGCCGATGGCTTGGATTGAGCAAGCGCTGGCAGCCTCGGGGACAGCGTCCGTTCGCCGGCGCCGACTGCCAGCAGAGCAGGTGGTCTGGCTGGTCATCGCGCTGGCGCTCTATCGGCACCAATCGATTCCCGATGTGCTGGAGACGCTGGACCTGGCACTGCCCAACGATGCCAACGCCTGTGTCAGCAAGAGCGGGATCGCCCAAGCCCGCGAGCGGCTTGGAGACAAGCCTCTGTTGTGGCTGTTCGAGCAGACCGCACGGGCGTGGGTGGCTCAGGATGCTGCGCACTACAAATGGAAGGGCTTGGCGCTTTACGCCATGGATGGGACCACCTTCCGCACTGCCGATAGCCCTGAGAATCGCCTCCACTTTGGCGCGCAGAGCTACGCCAGCGGCAAGGTCGCCAGCTATCCACAAGTCCGCGGGGTCTCGCTCACGGCTGTTCCCACCCATCTTGTTGCCGATATCGCCTTTGGCTGCTATGGGCGCAACGAGATGCTCTATGCCAAGGAGCTCATTGAGCGGATCCCGGATCATTCGTTAACGATCTTTGACAAGGGCTTTCTGGCCGCAGAGATCCTGTGGGGCTTGCGCATGGGCGGCAGCGAGCGCCACTTCCTGATCCCCGCTAAGAAGAATCTGCAGTGGGAGTTGCTCTCAGGCAACGAGGGCGATGGCATCGTCCAGATGAAGGTCTCGCCTCAGGCTCGCCGCAAGAATCCTGCCTTGCCAGAGACTTGGACAGCTCGCGCGATCCGGGACGAGGACTCAGACCGCGTCCTGTTGACCTCGTTGACAGACCGTCGGCGCTTCAAGGCAGCCGACATCATTGGGTGCTACAAGCGCCGTTGGGAAATCGAAACCAGCTATCGAGAACTGAAGCAGACGATGCTCGGGGCCGAACTGACCTTGCGCAGCCGCCAGCCTGAGGGCGTGCATCAGGAAATCTGGGGGGCACTGATTGCGTACAACCTGGTGCGTCTGGAGATGGCCAAGGCTGCGCTCGAGGCCCGCGCCGAGCCCACCGACTTGAGCTTTGTGCTGGCCTTGCGCCTGATACAGGGCGAGTTGATCTGGGCAGCCGGCATGGCCCCAGGCAAGCTGCCGGCCCACCTGCAGCGCATGCGCGCCAAACTTCAGTTGGCGATCGTCCAAAAGCGACGGGGGCGTAAGTGCCCCCGTGAAGTCAAAGCCCTGCCTAAGCGCTACACCGTCCGGTTCCTCAGAAAGGACCTTAACTGAACGGCATTACCGCCGTAGCGGGGTTTCTGTCGGTTTGGCAGCGAGCCGCCGGATCAGGCCTGCGCCGGCTGGGCGCCGCCGGCGCCGGGCAGGCGGGCGTTCAGTTCCTTGCGGTAGCGGTTCAGGTCCTGCACCGACTCAAACGTGCGTTCGAACAGCAGCGACATATTGTGCAGGATCCGTTCGATGACCTTCTTCTCCCAGCCTTCGTCGAAGCGGATCTGCTCGTCCAGCCATTTCTCCAGCCAGTCCGGGTCGGGCAGGCGCGACTGCACGGTGTCGTTGGGGAACAGCGCCTTGTTGACGTGCAGGTTGGTCGGGTGCAGCGGCTTCTCGGTGCGCCGCGCCGATGCCATCAGCACGCCAATCTTGGCGAACGCGGCGCGCGCGTTATCGCCGAATTGCGCCAGGTATTTCTTCATGTAGCGCAGGTACG
This genomic window contains:
- the rfaE2 gene encoding D-glycero-beta-D-manno-heptose 1-phosphate adenylyltransferase yields the protein MSVPAFESKLTPADNHAELAARIAALPRPLVFTNGVFDILHRGHATYLAQARALGASLVVGVNSDASVKMLGKGDDRPLNHESDRMALLAALASVDLVAMFREQTPVELIRLVRPDIYVKGGDYDIDTLEETRLVRSWGGQAYAIPFLHDRSTTKLLTKVRQAG
- a CDS encoding IS4 family transposase gives rise to the protein MLSEQVHATLELSEPASFARLSEHLPMAWIEQALAASGTASVRRRRLPAEQVVWLVIALALYRHQSIPDVLETLDLALPNDANACVSKSGIAQARERLGDKPLLWLFEQTARAWVAQDAAHYKWKGLALYAMDGTTFRTADSPENRLHFGAQSYASGKVASYPQVRGVSLTAVPTHLVADIAFGCYGRNEMLYAKELIERIPDHSLTIFDKGFLAAEILWGLRMGGSERHFLIPAKKNLQWELLSGNEGDGIVQMKVSPQARRKNPALPETWTARAIRDEDSDRVLLTSLTDRRRFKAADIIGCYKRRWEIETSYRELKQTMLGAELTLRSRQPEGVHQEIWGALIAYNLVRLEMAKAALEARAEPTDLSFVLALRLIQGELIWAAGMAPGKLPAHLQRMRAKLQLAIVQKRRGRKCPREVKALPKRYTVRFLRKDLN